Within the Sulfurospirillum barnesii SES-3 genome, the region CAAAATTGATTGATAATGTTCTTAGTAATGCCATTAAATATAACACCATTAAGGGGCATATTTTTATTCGTCTTGATCAAGAAGGTATTGAAATTCGTGACAGCGGTAGAGGGATAGAGGAGGGCAAACTGTCTCAAGTGTTTGAGCGTTACAGCCGTTTTGATAAAAGTGTAGGAGGGTTTGGTATAGGGCTTAATATTGTGGCATCCATTGCCAAAGAGTATGGATTACATGTAAAGATTGATTCCAAACCCAATGAAGGTACATGTGTGAGGATTTCATGGTAAGAAAAACCTTTTTCCTTCTTTGTATTGGCACGCTTGTATGGGCAAAGCCCAGTGTCTATGAACGTAACTGCATTCCTTGTCATGAAGATTTGGCGGTGAAAATCGATAAATTTTTCTACCGTTATCTTTTAAAATACAGCTCAGAAGCTGAGGTTAAAAAAACGATGATTGCCTACCTCAAAGCCCCAAAAGCAGAAACGTCTATTTTGCAAGATGGGCTGATTCAGCGCTTTGGGGTCAAGAAGAAAAGTACCTTGAAAGAAGAAGAACTCACCCAAGCGATTGATGAGTATTGGAAACGCTACAACGTTTTTGAGCGTCTCCAATAGTTTTACATGTAAGCTTTAAAGAGGCAAAAAAACCACACCACAACAAACACGACAATACTTAAAAACACAACTGCACTGCCCACATCCTTTGCTCGTCCTGCCATTTCATGGTATTCAAGCGTCACCAAATCGGTCACCCGCTCAATGGCACTGTTCATTGCCTCAGCAATGGGCATCCCCATCAAGGCAATAAACATTAAGAGTTGATAACTAAGCTCCAGTGGCACAAAGTAGATCAAAGGGCTTAGGATAAGCACAAGGATAAGTTCTAAACGAAACGATGTCTCATGGGTGATAATATCTCTTAATCCTTTGAGCGCATAGCTTGTATTTTTTAAAAAATGGTATTTAGGTTGATTTCTCATGCTTTGCCTCTAGTGTAGACAGATATTTTTTGCCACGTACCATTTGACAATGGCCATAGTCGAGTAGTTCATTTCTTGTTGTTCAAAGGGAATGGAAGCAATGCGCATTTTAGAACTCACCACTCCG harbors:
- a CDS encoding diacylglycerol kinase; this encodes MRNQPKYHFLKNTSYALKGLRDIITHETSFRLELILVLILSPLIYFVPLELSYQLLMFIALMGMPIAEAMNSAIERVTDLVTLEYHEMAGRAKDVGSAVVFLSIVVFVVVWFFCLFKAYM